From the genome of Pseudopipra pipra isolate bDixPip1 chromosome 13, bDixPip1.hap1, whole genome shotgun sequence:
ACACGACTGGGTTTTTAATTGtatggtttgattttttttcatctccaaCCCAGTGTTGCAGTATGGACTTCAGCACACATCAGAATAAGGCCAATAATGGAtcctttcttcttgcttttaTATTTCCACAGTTACAGGGATCcattaaaagaaaactggaagatgacagctctcctgcctccagTGGCGTGCCTGATGTCATTTTCCCAAATGACAGTAAAAGACTTTGTCTCGATGACGTAAACCTTGCCATGGGCCAGGGTGCCAATCCCAACGTGGCATGTCCAGAAATGCAAAGTTCTCCGTTCTCCACCGGTCATGGCGCTTCTTCCCTGGGAGTCGCGGGGCATCCGGTGCTCCTGGAAAACAATCACATGAATGGAGGTGGCATTGGCTCCCCGTTTTCAGTGGCACCCAACACGGAAATAAATCAGAAGGGGTCAATAGCAGGGCAAACCAACAACATTGTCCACTACGACGAGAAAGGAAACAGCTTACAGTCTGTGGACCAAGAGCTGCAAGATCTGTTGGAAGAGCTGACAAAAATGCCCGATCCTTCTCCCAATGACCTGGATCTGGAGAAGATTTTGTGCAGCAAGGCTGAAGATCCACTTGGTCTGAGTCATTCTCAACCAAGCATAAGTACCACTCCAAAGTCCTCCCCGCAGACTTCACACTTGGAGAACCATGTTGCTAACAAAGATTTTTCTCCGGGCTGCAATCCAACCAGTGGAGGATCTCCTCAGATGAGACCAGCGTCTGCTGGAGCCAACTTCCAAGTTCCTCCCTCGAACAAACCTGCTGCATCGCCCATCTCTACAGCAGCTCAGAGCAAGAACCAACCACCACCAATGCTTCCAGTGCCCCTGCCCAACATGCCCAGCTCCAACTGGCACGCTCAGCAGCTAAAGCAGCTGGCAGCAAGCAAGCAGGTGTCTGGTACTAAGCAACAAGTACAGGCTCCCAGCTGGCCAACTATGTCTCCTCCTGGTCTCTCTCCGCCTTACAGGACAGGATCATCCCCACACCATCAACCTTTCAGTCCTCAAAATGTCATGGTGTCTGGCATGCCTGCTAACAATTTACCGGGAAACAACATTCAGAGTCCTCAGAACACTCTGCTTTCAAGCATGACTTCCAGCAGCACCCCATCCAATGGCCCCTCTCCTCCTTATGGGCCTGAGAAGCATTCCAGTCCGGCTCTGAACCAGCAGCCCTTCAGCCCACAGAGCTCCATGCTGCCTGCCCTGACAGCAGCCAGCTTACCAGCCAACAACATTAAAAGTCCACAGAACAACATGGTTGGCAGCATGGCCTCCACAAGTACTGGACCTTCTCCACCATACAGGCCAGAAAAGCTGTCAAGCCCAGCTCTACATCAGCAGCCTTTCAGTCCTCAAGGTACATTAATCTCTAACATCACTCCCACCAGCAACCCCACAAGTATGCAGAACTCGCTTTTTAAATCAATGACTACAAACCAGACCAAAAATATGAACATAATTATGCAGCAGCCATCCAGTAGCTTACAGCCAGGTCTGGTGAATGAGAGCCCTGTTAACCAAGACCAGTTTTCTTTCAATAACACCAAACCACTGTCTCACTTTGCCTCAGAGTCAGCTACTCAAAAGATGTCCCCTCTGACAGCAGGACAAGGACAGCAGTCTCTCATTCACtatctccagcagcagcagcagcagcagtctcCAGCCACACAGCAGTCCCAGCAGACCAACaacagccagtttctccagcaGCAGTTCCGACAGCTGATGCAGCCGCATCGGGTGCAGAGACAGATGCAGCCTGCCACGCTGCCATCTCAGAGCAGACAGGTGAGAACATCTCTTCTGTCTTACATGGCTTGTGTGAAAATATTGagtcatttattttttatttttactttcctttgTGTTTGAAACGTGACGTCACTAAACTTCTGGGGTGTGTGCAGTGTATATATGGACAAGGCAATAACAAGGTTCTGGTGTTATCAgagtaactttattttttttcagttgtaatATACTGTAATTCCATGCATTGACTCTTCTAGCCCAGTGGAGAACTTTGTGCTAATAGGCAAAGCACATTTCATAtcactaaaataattttcttttatgtgtATAGGTGATATTCTTATTGAACTTATAAGCTGTAGAGATACTGTCATTGCATTTTTCCTGTCATCCTTTCAGTGGGAATATCTTCTTTTTATCTTAGTGCCCTTCAACAAATTCATATCCGTGTTATGCTTCTGAGGCTAGAAAAGATCAGGTGGGGTGAGAAGTGAAGTTAAAATATGTCCTTCATGGACAGCAGGTCAAACAGTACAGCTCCCGAATAGCAAAGAGGCAGACTTGAAATACCTGTTACTGGCATTTGCCAGGAGCCATTCCCTGCTTTGGATGAGGGCCATTCCCCACCCATGGTGATCTGCGATACCGATCGAGCTGGTAAATGCGAAAGTGCAGCTGGCAGAAGGGAGGCACAGCCCTGGTTTCTCTCCAGCCACCTTCTCCCTGAGACTCACAGAGACGTGTGACTCTGCTACTGCCCCAGATAAGAGACATGTACTGTGAGCAGGGACTTGGGAGCACGGAAGGGCTTGAGGAGTCAGTCTGAAAGCAGCCTGGGTGTGAGGAATAAACAGTTGTCTTTTTGTTGGGAAGAACAGTTGGGAACACAACCTCACCACCAAACCAAGGGCCTTGTTAGGGTGAACCAGAACTTTGTAAGCAGAGTCCTCCATCAGCTGTGCACAGAGGCCCTCCATCAACTCCTTGGGAAGGACTGAGACACTTCTCTACCAGCAAATCAGAGACTGATCTCTGAAGCTCTGCTGGGATCCGTgtgagagctgagctggggaaTGCACTCCAGAGCTGGGGtttctttgctctccttccctgctaAGTGACTGGTTCTTATGGAGGTGGACTTCTTCAGTGTAGGTGACTTGGTGTTACCGTGTCCTATGATAGCAATGAGAAATAAGGGGGTAGTTACTAAATGTCAGCTTCTTGGTGGTAAATCAATGAGGTGCATTTCCACTCTGCCTCTTCAGGATCAACTTGCTCTCTTCCAAGTTGTACTCCCTCACTTCATACAGCAGCTTAAAACAGGCAGCAGGAAGAAGTGGTGACTCCCTGAATTTGTTACACAAATGTAGAACAGGTAACAATATGGCATCTATACTGCACTTCAAAGGGTTATCAATACAAGGCCCTAATTAAACAAACACTTGGAGCAGTTTTGTTGCTTTAAGTGCATGAGGACCCTGTTTGTGTTCAGTGGGACCCAAATTAAACACACAATAGAGGGCCTTGCTGCTTTGGGATCTAGATGTATGGATGGACATTCCATGGAAAGGGAGCAAAGTGCAGCAGCTTCACTAATTATTCCCCACCAGATGTTTTACTCTTGAGGCAGGTGTGGGTGAAGAAACACATTTCCAATGTTTTTTTGCATCTTGGGTGAGGGCTAGTAAGTTGTTAACCACAGTAACATGATCACTTTTGAGCATACGTCCATAACCTTTGAGCATTTTTTTGGCTCCACCGCTGAGTCTGTGGAGTTGCAATATCCCTGTTGGATTCCTGAGGTTTCCTATGCCCCAGTTTTCCCTAATTTGCATTTGAACCACCTCTGAACCCCCTACATAACtgattagcaaaaaaaaaaaagggggggggggagggggagggcaggggagaaAAATTCATCCAGCTTCTCTCTAATTGGCCAAAATAGTCCTTCTTCCAGCAACTTTCCTGGTACTCTGCCTATGCTGCATTTTCAGCTGATTCTCACTGTCAGAGAGAGAGTTATTCTAAGCTGGCTGCTATCAGTAAAGATCAAGGACAGTTAAGACAATGATTACAGGTGATGagcattttacattttcagacTAGTTAGGTAAGCTTATGGTGCCTCCCTCGTTTTACAGGGAAGACTTATTACAGTAATTACACACCAGATGACAGTGCTTCAGTTTTACAGTCTGTTGAGCTGCCGAAGAAAGATGGTGGATGTTCAGGAGTGGAGCATTTTGTAAGATTTTGATAACTTCACTGCAAATCTCATAGAAGGAAATGGATCCTGAGTgctgaattaaaagaaaaattacatggGAAAATTATTGTAGGTAGGAATCTTTGAGAGTCTGAGATACTTGCTACGTTTCTTGGAATCTAGCATGGGGATCTGTCATTTGCCTGCAATAGATTTCTTATTTACATTGAGAGCTTGATACTGAATTTTGGGCCCAACCTGTTGTGTACCAGTTTTACTCCATTATAGTGAAGTAGCCCTGGtgactgtggtttgttttccagCAGTGTACCCAGAGCTGAATTTGAGCTTTGCAGAACCTCAGTGCCAATTCTCTCCTGAGGCAGGTGACGAGTAGGACTTTTCAAGCATAGAGCAGTTGTTTGGTTAAAAGGCAAAATGTTAAAGATTCAGGAGGCAGGGGAAACAACTTCTTCATCTCAGAAATTAGTAGCCTTCCAGTGGAAAATTGCCCTTTTTTAGCCTCATTCACAGAAATttgttcagagaaaaataacagcatTCCCTGGAATGTTGTTTAGTGCTTAAATGTCGTCCCcttactctgtgtgtgtgtttgcaaaTGTGACtaaaatttataaaaagaaGGCATAGTACTTTCTTCTTTGGAGCAAGAGGTGCAGCTTTGTACAGAGGAAGAATGTGGATGGTGGCCAGTTGGAGGGAGAACAATAAACCATGAAATTTGATCCTTGTAGCAAGCACAGCAACATGGggaagagagcagcagccaggacatAGATCTGGAGTGAGCATTTTGCTGTTGTTTAAATGCATATTAAAGCAGAGACTCCACGTTCCAAAAGCAGGGGGTTACTCCTGGTGCCTCACAGCTCTACCATTCCTGTAGTTAATGACATATCTCTTAAGTGTAATCAGTCTGTGTCCCAGATCCTGTATTGCCTGGACAACTGGTAAATCTGACAGGGGCTAATCTGCCCCCATCTGAAGCACTGTGTATTGCTGAGCATTGATGGGTATTGATGGAGGCGATGACAGTTCGTATTGTGGGACAGCGCAAAGCCTGGCGGGGGCTCACGCTGCTCTCCTGGGTAAGGGCAGGTTTTAGTTTTATTCCTCTAGGACTGGTGCTTGTGAGTGAAATTGTACTCAAAGGTCTGGACTCGTAAATCCCTGATATAAAGATGGTAGTAAATGCCAGAGAGTCAAAGATGGTCTCCAGAACTATCACACGCAGTTTTCGGGCTTAAGCTTTGCCACTTGACTTTATTGGCTGTTTCTGAGTGCGTGAAAAGCTGCATTTGCCCAGGCAGGTTGAATAGTTGGGCATCTCCCTGATTTTCATGTTTAAATAGAGTTTGTACTTGCTGATCTCCTATTCTGGCAAGTCAGATACATTGGGCCCAATTCTGCCTTCAGCAATGCTGATACAACACGCCTGCTCCCAGAAGAGCTCTTCTGTTACTCCCTCCGGTGTGAGAGCAGACACAGGGCTCTgtgcagggaaaggagggatcCCCTCCTCCCTGAAGGCAGCAAAACAAGCTGGTGATCTTTGCAGTTGAAGTCAGGCTGCAATAAAATAAACCCTTTGGGTGGCAATTCCCTTTCCAAGCCCGTATTGATCTGAGTGAAAACTTGGTAGTCCCAGGAAGGAAGGCAGCATTGcccactgctctgtgtgtgaaATGCTGAGAACCAAAACACAGCCAAAAAGGTTGTTATGCTGGGGGGATGTGGGTAATAAACAGCCATTGTCTGGGTGGGACACACTGTGCTTCTCTGAGCTCCTCTTGCGTGGTAGGAACTTGTGCTATTCTTAGAGCTCTCCGCATTCCTGCTGACAACCAGAGAGTTGCATGCTGGATTGTCAGTGAAGGGTATATTTGTTTCATCTCCATTGCCAAAAATGACGGTAGAGAAAAAATGACAGGAGAAGAGACacagagaaaattaatattatttgcAGTAAAAGTGGCTGTATTTTTACTACATGTGGACTGCATGTGAGATAGTGAAGAACACGGcgaagattaaaaaaacctttgaaAAGCAAAGTGTTTCTTTAACTGTGGTAAAAGCAGCAATACATTAACTGAGTTGGAAGAGTAAATTGTAGGTTGCAGAGAAACACCAAAACCCCTGAGCTAGATTAAATATACTGGGGGGgggaaattaaacaaaaaatcttGTTTCTGACCATGAGTTCTCAAAATatagaaacaaaactgaagaagAAACACACTGTTATAAAGAGCAAACTGACCCAGAGCTTAGATGTCAAAggttaaataaatataatggaatacaaaatacagcttttattAATATAAACAGAAATGGTAATACCACAGACTAATTCCTGGGTGTCATATGTTATGTGAAGTTATTTCTGCCTGTGAAGAGTCAATGCACTGTGGCTGTTAGATGAGACCATTCTGATCCAGCAGCACTTTAGAAGCTCTAATGCAGGTTGATGaaaagtttggaaaagcagagaacagAGCCTACAGCATCTGGGTACATACAGTCCTCTTGCAAGTACAGGGAAGAATCGTGGTTCATTTGGGATTTCCAAGATGTCACAAGGAGTCTTGCTAACACATAAAACAACCGTAGTATCATGTATTATTAATAAGACCAAAAATACTGGCCACATTTCATCTGAAGTTTCAATCCcccatcctttttcttttaagtgtcaaacttatttttaaagccACTTTCAATGAAGTTCTGCTggtctcttctcttctcttctctcctctcctctcctctcctctcctctcctctcctctcctctcctctcctctcctctcctctcctctcctctcctctcctctcctctcctctcctctcctctcctctcctctcctctcctctcctctcctctcctctcctctcctctcctctcctctcctctcctctcctctcctctcctctcctctcctctcctctcctctcctctcctctcctctcctctcctctcctctcctctcctctcctctcctctcctctcctctcctctcctctcctctcctctcctctcctctcctctcctctcctctcctctcctctcctctcctctcctctcctctcctctcctctcctctcctctcctctcctctcctctcctctcctctcctctcctctcctctcctctcctctcctctcctctcctctcct
Proteins encoded in this window:
- the MAMLD1 gene encoding mastermind-like domain-containing protein 1 isoform X1, coding for MLLVSQRVEAPRMEPHIPLQGSIKRKLEDDSSPASSGVPDVIFPNDSKRLCLDDVNLAMGQGANPNVACPEMQSSPFSTGHGASSLGVAGHPVLLENNHMNGGGIGSPFSVAPNTEINQKGSIAGQTNNIVHYDEKGNSLQSVDQELQDLLEELTKMPDPSPNDLDLEKILCSKAEDPLGLSHSQPSISTTPKSSPQTSHLENHVANKDFSPGCNPTSGGSPQMRPASAGANFQVPPSNKPAASPISTAAQSKNQPPPMLPVPLPNMPSSNWHAQQLKQLAASKQVSGTKQQVQAPSWPTMSPPGLSPPYRTGSSPHHQPFSPQNVMVSGMPANNLPGNNIQSPQNTLLSSMTSSSTPSNGPSPPYGPEKHSSPALNQQPFSPQSSMLPALTAASLPANNIKSPQNNMVGSMASTSTGPSPPYRPEKLSSPALHQQPFSPQGTLISNITPTSNPTSMQNSLFKSMTTNQTKNMNIIMQQPSSSLQPGLVNESPVNQDQFSFNNTKPLSHFASESATQKMSPLTAGQGQQSLIHYLQQQQQQQSPATQQSQQTNNSQFLQQQFRQLMQPHRVQRQMQPATLPSQSRQDQNPGIVARLQEPGSIPSGGSVPAPATVNGYTMRNHLLKQQIMKRQLMQEKQRQNMLGVTSEQRSLFAAQQINQFQAVQQPLPTDCNQVMPAPPPNHRMLPSNPAMLQSTLGSGMAPATASQSTGTMVMIPHNPGKQQGIFPPNSDFNIPLRPSQNSLGMNSGCQTVHSHSTVRPGMPMGGFSSGSLTNHSATQQHLRQPSMPRIPNVYPNSSGQMWTPTTVPRMPNQSQMDTSMQQFSGNTLFSKQSVRPSTPGQAFSQQAVVPPNQIAPGVQVRQMQKLSMGQSGQGLSSMSNQNLRHNLTRGPLPAMNVMKSVPQGVSSFNHLNPAPGLGPPSYPSTGQPPDAFSRMSATAELPQYDFVSQHSNSILPANCSDTDFLDSLMKNSSSSNDEEWLNNLTMIDDILGQHAQSSGHV
- the MAMLD1 gene encoding mastermind-like domain-containing protein 1 isoform X2, with protein sequence MGQGANPNVACPEMQSSPFSTGHGASSLGVAGHPVLLENNHMNGGGIGSPFSVAPNTEINQKGSIAGQTNNIVHYDEKGNSLQSVDQELQDLLEELTKMPDPSPNDLDLEKILCSKAEDPLGLSHSQPSISTTPKSSPQTSHLENHVANKDFSPGCNPTSGGSPQMRPASAGANFQVPPSNKPAASPISTAAQSKNQPPPMLPVPLPNMPSSNWHAQQLKQLAASKQVSGTKQQVQAPSWPTMSPPGLSPPYRTGSSPHHQPFSPQNVMVSGMPANNLPGNNIQSPQNTLLSSMTSSSTPSNGPSPPYGPEKHSSPALNQQPFSPQSSMLPALTAASLPANNIKSPQNNMVGSMASTSTGPSPPYRPEKLSSPALHQQPFSPQGTLISNITPTSNPTSMQNSLFKSMTTNQTKNMNIIMQQPSSSLQPGLVNESPVNQDQFSFNNTKPLSHFASESATQKMSPLTAGQGQQSLIHYLQQQQQQQSPATQQSQQTNNSQFLQQQFRQLMQPHRVQRQMQPATLPSQSRQDQNPGIVARLQEPGSIPSGGSVPAPATVNGYTMRNHLLKQQIMKRQLMQEKQRQNMLGVTSEQRSLFAAQQINQFQAVQQPLPTDCNQVMPAPPPNHRMLPSNPAMLQSTLGSGMAPATASQSTGTMVMIPHNPGKQQGIFPPNSDFNIPLRPSQNSLGMNSGCQTVHSHSTVRPGMPMGGFSSGSLTNHSATQQHLRQPSMPRIPNVYPNSSGQMWTPTTVPRMPNQSQMDTSMQQFSGNTLFSKQSVRPSTPGQAFSQQAVVPPNQIAPGVQVRQMQKLSMGQSGQGLSSMSNQNLRHNLTRGPLPAMNVMKSVPQGVSSFNHLNPAPGLGPPSYPSTGQPPDAFSRMSATAELPQYDFVSQHSNSILPANCSDTDFLDSLMKNSSSSNDEEWLNNLTMIDDILGQHAQSSGHV